A region from the Geobacillus vulcani PSS1 genome encodes:
- a CDS encoding flagellar hook-associated protein 2, which translates to MAGNLRISGLASGMDIDQIVKDLMKAERMPLDKLQQKKQLLEWQRDDYRAMNTLLQGLDDYLFSNITLQSSMLKKTVSSSNEAAVTATASSSAANVATTIQVDRVATSAVWLSDEAVRVDKASFSVAADTTLTINVTNGDGSTKQATITVKQGTTLDGLIAQLNNNADLGVSAFYDEKTGRISIMKKETGAQASLVLADQTTADFFAQKLGFTGAAAGQDLTGKTAGQDAQVTLNGLTTTRSSNTFTINGVTYTVKGTGTATVSVSTDVDAMVNVIKGFVDKYNEVIAKINAELKEERYRDYPPLTDEQKEAMTEKQVELWEEKARSGMLRGDSILSSALSQMRMDLYTKVEGTNIPSGFSQLAQLGITTSSNYLDGGKLIIDETKLREKIKENPEAVYQLFNQDSTNQAEKGLARRLRDTIKATIGKIEQKAGKTIWTNQQFAIGRDLIQINDQIDRFQDRLKQIEDRYYRQFTAMEEAIQRANQQSMYLMNAFGGGMQR; encoded by the coding sequence ATGGCAGGGAATTTGCGCATTAGCGGTTTGGCGAGCGGGATGGATATTGATCAAATCGTCAAAGATTTGATGAAAGCAGAGCGGATGCCGCTGGATAAGCTCCAGCAAAAAAAGCAGCTGCTCGAGTGGCAGCGCGATGATTACCGGGCGATGAACACGCTGTTGCAAGGGCTGGATGATTACTTGTTTTCGAACATCACTCTCCAAAGCAGCATGCTCAAAAAAACGGTCTCAAGCTCGAATGAGGCGGCCGTAACGGCGACCGCGAGCTCCAGCGCGGCGAATGTGGCGACGACGATTCAGGTCGATCGGGTGGCCACCTCGGCCGTCTGGCTGTCCGATGAAGCGGTAAGGGTGGACAAGGCGAGTTTTTCCGTTGCCGCTGATACGACGTTGACGATCAATGTGACGAACGGGGATGGGAGCACGAAGCAGGCGACGATCACGGTGAAACAAGGAACGACGCTGGACGGGTTGATCGCCCAGCTCAACAACAATGCCGATCTTGGCGTCAGCGCGTTTTACGATGAAAAAACCGGGCGGATTTCGATCATGAAAAAAGAGACGGGGGCGCAGGCGAGCTTGGTGCTCGCTGATCAGACGACGGCTGACTTTTTCGCGCAAAAGCTTGGGTTTACGGGAGCCGCGGCAGGGCAGGATTTGACAGGAAAAACAGCGGGGCAAGACGCGCAAGTGACGTTGAACGGCTTGACGACGACCCGTTCGTCGAACACGTTTACGATTAATGGCGTGACGTATACCGTGAAGGGAACGGGGACGGCGACGGTGTCGGTTTCGACCGATGTCGACGCGATGGTGAACGTGATAAAAGGGTTTGTCGATAAATACAATGAAGTGATCGCCAAAATCAACGCCGAGTTGAAAGAAGAGCGCTACCGCGATTATCCGCCGCTCACCGATGAGCAAAAAGAAGCGATGACGGAAAAACAAGTGGAGCTGTGGGAAGAAAAAGCACGGAGCGGCATGCTTCGCGGCGATTCGATTTTGTCGAGCGCCCTCAGCCAAATGCGGATGGATTTGTATACGAAAGTCGAAGGAACGAACATCCCGAGCGGGTTTTCGCAGTTGGCGCAGCTTGGCATCACGACGTCGTCGAACTACCTCGATGGCGGGAAATTGATCATTGACGAGACGAAGCTGCGGGAGAAGATTAAAGAAAACCCGGAAGCGGTGTACCAGCTGTTTAATCAGGATAGCACGAATCAAGCGGAAAAAGGCCTTGCCCGCCGTTTGCGCGATACGATCAAGGCGACGATCGGAAAGATTGAGCAGAAGGCGGGGAAGACGATTTGGACGAACCAGCAGTTTGCGATCGGACGCGACTTGATTCAAATTAATGACCAGATTGACCGTTTTCAAGACCGCTTGAAACAAATTGAAGACCGCTACTATCGCCAATTCACCGCGATGGAAGAGGCGATTCAGCGCGCCAATCAGCAAAGCATGTATTTGATGAACGCCTTTGGCGGCGGCATGCAAAGGTAA
- the hpf gene encoding ribosome hibernation-promoting factor, HPF/YfiA family: protein MMYNVRGENLEVTPALREYVEKKIGKLERYFDGTDDVYVHVNLKVYNDGQGKIEVTIPMPHLLLRAEERHEDMYAAIDLVTDKLERQIRKHKTKVNRKLRDREKEAKLAAPVSIGASAAENEEEFEIVRTKHFSLKPMDSEEAILQMNLLGHNFFIFTNAETNRTNIVYRRKDGKYGLIEAN, encoded by the coding sequence ATGATGTATAACGTTCGCGGAGAAAACCTCGAAGTCACGCCAGCGTTGCGCGAGTATGTAGAGAAAAAAATCGGGAAACTGGAACGCTACTTTGATGGCACTGATGATGTGTATGTGCACGTCAATTTAAAAGTTTACAACGATGGACAAGGGAAAATCGAGGTGACCATTCCGATGCCGCATTTGTTGCTGCGCGCTGAAGAGCGCCATGAGGATATGTATGCGGCGATCGATTTAGTAACCGATAAACTGGAGCGGCAAATCCGCAAACATAAAACGAAAGTCAATCGGAAGCTGCGTGACCGTGAGAAAGAAGCGAAGCTGGCTGCCCCTGTCTCGATCGGCGCTTCCGCAGCGGAGAATGAAGAGGAGTTTGAAATCGTGCGCACGAAGCACTTCAGCTTGAAGCCGATGGACAGCGAAGAAGCGATTTTGCAGATGAATTTGTTAGGGCACAACTTCTTCATTTTCACGAACGCGGAAACGAACCGGACGAACATTGTTTACCGCCGCAAAGACGGAAAGTACGGACTGATCGAGGCGAATTGA
- a CDS encoding YitT family protein has product MRKRREKNMPPAVEATLEYAYVLIGAAIVAVAFNVFLLPNRIASGGVSGISTIMHALFGIEPAYVQWALNIPLFIAGVVLLGRQFGVKTFVGTVFLPLVVYLTKEMEPATTNPLLGAIFGGIGVGLGLGIVFRGRASTGGTDLAAQIIHKYTGLSLGMCVIFIDGLIVLTAAFVFDIERALYALIALYVTSKTIDLVQVGLGYSKIALIITKEEEKVRRAILHEIDRGVTRLPAYGGYTQHERPVLMCVVAQSEFTKLKQIVRTIDPTAFVIVANAAEVLGEGFQRT; this is encoded by the coding sequence ATGCGGAAGCGAAGAGAGAAGAACATGCCTCCAGCGGTGGAGGCGACTTTGGAGTATGCGTATGTTCTAATCGGCGCGGCGATCGTCGCTGTGGCGTTTAACGTGTTTTTGCTGCCGAATCGGATCGCCTCGGGCGGAGTGAGCGGCATCAGCACGATCATGCATGCGCTGTTCGGCATTGAACCGGCGTATGTCCAATGGGCGCTCAACATTCCGCTCTTTATCGCTGGTGTTGTGCTTTTGGGCCGGCAGTTTGGCGTGAAAACGTTCGTGGGGACGGTGTTTTTGCCGCTTGTTGTCTATTTGACGAAAGAGATGGAGCCGGCGACGACAAATCCGCTTCTTGGCGCGATTTTTGGCGGCATCGGCGTTGGGCTCGGCCTTGGCATTGTGTTTCGCGGCCGGGCGTCGACCGGCGGCACTGATTTGGCGGCGCAAATCATCCATAAATATACCGGGCTGTCGCTTGGGATGTGCGTGATTTTCATCGATGGCTTGATCGTGTTGACCGCGGCGTTTGTGTTTGATATCGAACGGGCGCTCTATGCATTGATCGCGTTGTATGTGACAAGCAAAACGATCGATCTCGTCCAAGTCGGGCTTGGGTATTCGAAAATCGCTCTGATTATTACAAAAGAAGAGGAAAAAGTGCGCCGCGCCATTTTACACGAAATCGACCGCGGAGTGACGCGCTTGCCGGCGTATGGCGGCTACACGCAACATGAGCGCCCGGTGTTGATGTGCGTCGTCGCCCAATCGGAGTTCACGAAATTGAAACAAATCGTCCGAACCATTGATCCGACAGCGTTTGTCATCGTTGCGAACGCTGCTGAGGTGCTCGGCGAGGGATTTCAACGTACGTAA
- a CDS encoding IS1634 family transposase, whose product MYIRRVTRKNKDGTTVAYLQLAHNEWDPKAKYAKAKVIYSFGREDEVDRAVLERLAKSISRFLSPEQAWEVETLTGEASDDFQFQSCKHLGGVWLLDQLWRQLGLGEILHSLFTSRHHQISLERLIFAMVANRALHPSSKLAMEEWVEKDVYIPHLPQAASHQLYRAMDELLAVQPELERQVFHAVADLLNLEVDLIYFDTTSSYFEVDPSETPEGESLRKQGFSKDKRPDLVQIVIGLAVTREGIPIRAWVWPGNTMDMTVIKQVKQDLIGWKLGRVISVMDRGFSSEENLRILQQAGGHYIVGEKMRSGKAAVEEALSRRGRYHEVDENLHIKEIIVGDGEARQRYVLVYNPSEAERQRKEREKLLESLKEELKGLRQLPNEAHHKATCRLRSHPSYGKYLRQLKDGTLRIDKQAVRDAEKYDGKYLIRTSDDTLSAEDVAIGYKQLVDIEQAFRTLKSTLELRPMYHRLEDRIRAHVLLSWLALLLVRIVEIRTHESWPNVRDECERLMLGHFSSKNGDLYQRTELTAKQAQFFAALGLEPPPKILGIHPRT is encoded by the coding sequence ATGTACATACGACGAGTTACACGCAAAAACAAAGATGGAACAACCGTGGCGTATCTCCAGCTTGCTCACAACGAATGGGATCCGAAGGCCAAATATGCGAAAGCGAAGGTGATTTATTCGTTCGGGCGCGAAGACGAAGTGGATCGCGCTGTCTTGGAGCGTCTGGCCAAAAGCATTTCGCGATTCCTTTCTCCTGAGCAGGCTTGGGAAGTCGAAACGTTGACAGGAGAAGCTTCCGATGACTTTCAATTCCAGTCATGCAAACACCTCGGCGGCGTCTGGCTCTTGGATCAGCTCTGGAGACAACTGGGGTTGGGAGAGATTCTCCACTCCTTGTTTACCTCCCGACATCACCAGATTTCGCTGGAACGGCTGATTTTTGCCATGGTGGCGAATCGCGCCCTTCATCCGTCAAGCAAGTTGGCGATGGAGGAGTGGGTGGAGAAAGACGTGTATATCCCTCACCTTCCTCAAGCCGCCAGCCACCAGTTGTACCGGGCGATGGATGAACTGCTGGCCGTGCAGCCGGAATTGGAACGTCAAGTGTTCCATGCTGTGGCCGATTTATTGAATTTGGAAGTCGACTTGATTTACTTCGATACGACTTCGTCGTACTTCGAAGTGGATCCCTCTGAAACACCGGAAGGAGAATCGCTTCGAAAACAAGGATTCTCGAAAGACAAACGCCCAGACTTGGTTCAAATCGTCATTGGGCTGGCTGTCACCCGGGAAGGAATCCCGATTCGCGCTTGGGTATGGCCTGGCAATACGATGGACATGACGGTCATCAAACAGGTGAAACAAGACTTGATTGGCTGGAAGCTTGGACGTGTGATCAGCGTCATGGACCGCGGCTTTTCCTCTGAAGAGAATTTGCGAATCTTGCAACAGGCCGGCGGACACTACATTGTCGGCGAAAAAATGCGATCCGGCAAAGCCGCCGTCGAAGAGGCCTTAAGCCGTCGCGGACGTTATCATGAAGTGGACGAGAATTTGCACATCAAAGAAATCATCGTCGGCGACGGAGAAGCGCGTCAGCGCTATGTTCTCGTGTACAATCCCAGCGAAGCCGAACGCCAACGCAAGGAGCGAGAAAAGCTGCTCGAATCGCTGAAAGAGGAGTTAAAAGGGCTTCGCCAACTCCCAAACGAAGCCCATCATAAGGCGACCTGCCGGTTGCGTTCCCATCCGTCCTACGGAAAATACTTGCGCCAGTTGAAGGACGGAACCCTTCGCATCGACAAGCAAGCGGTTCGTGACGCGGAAAAGTACGACGGCAAATATCTCATCCGGACATCCGATGACACCTTGTCTGCCGAAGATGTCGCCATCGGGTATAAGCAGCTGGTGGATATTGAGCAGGCCTTCCGAACATTGAAGTCTACATTGGAATTGCGGCCTATGTATCATCGCTTGGAAGACCGCATTCGGGCACATGTGCTGCTCAGTTGGCTTGCTCTCTTGTTAGTTCGGATCGTGGAGATTCGAACCCATGAATCGTGGCCGAACGTAAGGGACGAATGCGAACGTCTCATGCTTGGACATTTTTCTTCAAAAAACGGTGACCTTTATCAACGAACCGAACTGACGGCCAAACAGGCTCAATTCTTTGCGGCTCTAGGGCTGGAGCCTCCTCCGAAGATTCTAGGCATTCATCCTCGCACCTAG
- a CDS encoding flagellar protein FliT, with translation MSVREVWQLTRELLEATALPWPAEEREARLVQVDELLRRREEWLRELRPPYSEEEQRLGREIVAWNREIEARLRQVRDEIGSDLRITEAKRQANARYVHPYEQPLSFDGMFYDKRR, from the coding sequence ATGAGCGTGCGCGAAGTTTGGCAGTTGACGCGCGAATTGCTCGAAGCGACCGCTCTGCCGTGGCCAGCTGAGGAGCGCGAGGCGCGGCTTGTGCAAGTGGATGAGCTGCTTCGGCGGCGTGAAGAGTGGCTTCGGGAGCTGCGGCCGCCATACAGCGAGGAAGAGCAGCGGCTTGGCCGCGAGATCGTTGCTTGGAATCGAGAGATTGAAGCGCGGCTTCGTCAAGTGCGCGATGAGATTGGCAGCGATTTGCGGATCACCGAGGCGAAGCGGCAGGCGAATGCCCGCTATGTTCATCCGTACGAGCAGCCGCTTTCGTTCGATGGAATGTTTTACGATAAACGGCGATAG
- the secA gene encoding preprotein translocase subunit SecA: MLGVLKKVFDPNKRQLARLEKIADQVDALGPEMARLSDEQLRQKTEEFKARYQQGESLDDLLVEAFAVVREGAKRVLGLYPYKVQIMGGVVLHEGDIAEMKTGEGKTLTATMPVYLNALTGRGVHVVTVNEYLATRDATEMGKLYEFLGMTVGLNLSGMSREEKQAAYNADITYGTNNEFGFDYLRDNMVLYKEHIVQRPLYYAIIDEVDSILIDEARTPLIISGTAQKSTKLYVQANAFVRTLRKDVDYTYDEKTKSVQLTEEGINKAERAFGIDNLFDLKHVTLNHHIQLALRAHVTMQRDVDYVVQDGKVIIVDPFTGRLMHGRRYSDGLHQAIEAKEGLEIQNESMTLATITFQNYFRMYEKLAGMTGTAKTEEEEFRNIYNMRVVVIPTNRPVIREDRPDLIYRTMEGKFRAVVEDIAARHAKGQPVLVGTVAIETSEMLSEMLKKRGIPHNVLNAKNHAKEAEIIAQAGQKGAVTIATNMAGRGTDIKLGEGVKELGGLAVIGTERHESRRIDNQLRGRSGRQGDPGVSQFYLSLEDELMRRFGSESLMAMMDRLGMDDSQPIQSKMVTKAVESAQKRVEGNNFDARKQLLQYDDVLREQREIIYRQRYEVLDSDNLRGIIEKMIQSVIERVVHAHTPKEDLPEEWNLKGLVDYLNAHLLPEGDVTEADLHGKEPEEMIELIWEKVKARYDEKEAQIPPEQMREFERVVVLRAVDMKWMNHIDAMEQLRQGIHLRAYGQVDPLREYQMEGYAMFENMIAAIEEEVATYIMKAEIHHNLERQEVAKGEAVHPKEDGEEPKRKPVRRAVRVGRNDPCPCGSGKKYKHCCGRVV; the protein is encoded by the coding sequence ATGCTTGGAGTCTTAAAAAAAGTATTTGACCCGAACAAGCGTCAGTTGGCAAGACTGGAGAAAATTGCGGATCAAGTGGATGCGCTCGGTCCGGAGATGGCCCGACTGTCCGATGAACAGCTGCGGCAAAAAACCGAGGAGTTTAAAGCCCGCTATCAGCAAGGCGAATCGCTCGATGACTTGCTTGTTGAGGCGTTTGCTGTTGTGCGCGAAGGAGCGAAGCGCGTCCTCGGTTTGTACCCATATAAAGTGCAAATTATGGGCGGCGTCGTCTTGCATGAAGGCGACATCGCCGAGATGAAAACCGGGGAAGGGAAAACGTTGACGGCGACGATGCCTGTCTATTTGAACGCCTTGACGGGGCGCGGCGTGCATGTCGTGACGGTCAACGAATACTTGGCGACGCGCGATGCGACGGAAATGGGCAAGCTGTATGAGTTTTTAGGCATGACCGTCGGCTTGAACTTGAGCGGTATGTCGCGCGAAGAAAAGCAGGCGGCGTACAATGCCGACATTACGTACGGAACGAACAACGAGTTTGGTTTCGACTATTTGCGCGACAACATGGTCCTCTATAAGGAGCATATTGTGCAGCGGCCGCTCTATTACGCGATCATCGACGAGGTCGACTCGATTTTGATCGATGAGGCGCGGACGCCGCTCATCATTTCCGGCACGGCGCAAAAGTCGACAAAGCTGTACGTGCAGGCGAATGCGTTTGTGCGCACGTTGCGCAAAGATGTCGATTACACATACGATGAAAAAACGAAAAGCGTCCAGCTGACGGAAGAAGGGATCAACAAAGCCGAGCGGGCGTTTGGCATCGACAACTTGTTTGATTTGAAACACGTCACGCTCAACCACCACATTCAGCTGGCGCTGCGGGCGCACGTAACGATGCAGCGCGACGTCGATTACGTCGTGCAAGACGGAAAAGTGATCATCGTCGACCCGTTCACCGGGCGTTTGATGCACGGCCGCCGCTACAGCGACGGGTTGCATCAAGCCATCGAGGCGAAAGAAGGGCTCGAGATTCAAAACGAGTCGATGACCTTAGCGACGATTACGTTCCAAAACTACTTCCGCATGTATGAAAAGTTGGCGGGGATGACGGGGACGGCGAAGACGGAAGAGGAAGAGTTCCGCAACATTTACAATATGCGCGTCGTCGTCATCCCGACGAATCGTCCGGTCATTCGTGAAGACCGTCCGGATTTGATTTATCGGACGATGGAAGGGAAGTTCCGCGCCGTGGTTGAGGACATCGCCGCCCGCCATGCGAAAGGGCAGCCGGTGCTCGTCGGCACGGTGGCGATCGAAACGTCCGAGATGTTGTCGGAGATGCTCAAAAAACGAGGCATCCCGCACAACGTTTTAAACGCGAAAAACCATGCGAAAGAGGCGGAGATCATTGCCCAAGCGGGGCAAAAAGGCGCGGTGACGATCGCGACGAACATGGCCGGGCGCGGGACGGACATTAAGCTCGGCGAAGGGGTCAAAGAGCTCGGCGGATTGGCCGTCATTGGCACGGAGCGTCACGAAAGCCGGAGGATCGATAACCAGCTGCGCGGTCGCTCGGGACGCCAAGGCGATCCGGGGGTGTCGCAGTTTTACTTGTCGCTTGAGGATGAGTTGATGCGCCGCTTTGGTTCCGAGAGCCTCATGGCCATGATGGACCGCCTTGGGATGGACGACTCGCAGCCGATTCAAAGCAAAATGGTGACGAAAGCGGTCGAGTCGGCGCAAAAACGGGTGGAAGGCAACAACTTCGATGCCCGCAAACAGCTGCTTCAATATGACGATGTCCTGCGCGAACAGCGGGAAATCATTTACCGCCAGCGCTACGAAGTGCTCGATTCCGACAACTTGCGCGGCATTATCGAAAAGATGATCCAATCGGTCATTGAACGCGTCGTCCATGCCCATACGCCGAAAGAAGACTTGCCGGAAGAGTGGAACCTAAAAGGGCTCGTGGATTATCTCAACGCCCATCTGCTTCCGGAAGGCGATGTGACGGAAGCCGACTTGCACGGCAAAGAGCCCGAAGAGATGATCGAGCTCATTTGGGAGAAAGTCAAAGCGCGTTACGATGAAAAAGAAGCGCAAATTCCGCCGGAACAAATGCGCGAGTTTGAACGCGTCGTCGTCTTGCGCGCCGTTGACATGAAATGGATGAACCATATTGACGCAATGGAGCAGCTCCGCCAAGGCATCCATTTGCGCGCCTACGGGCAAGTCGACCCGTTGCGCGAATACCAAATGGAAGGGTATGCGATGTTCGAAAACATGATCGCTGCGATTGAAGAGGAAGTCGCCACCTATATCATGAAGGCGGAAATCCACCATAACCTTGAGCGCCAAGAGGTGGCCAAAGGCGAAGCGGTTCACCCGAAAGAAGACGGCGAGGAGCCGAAGCGAAAACCAGTTCGCCGGGCGGTGCGCGTCGGCCGCAACGACCCGTGCCCGTGCGGTAGCGGGAAAAAATATAAACATTGTTGCGGAAGAGTGGTATAA
- the cccB gene encoding cytochrome c551: MKWKLAAMFLGVSLALAACGGGGDNAGNNNGNNGGGDTAASAEQIFKQNCASCHGQDLSGGVGPNLQKVGSKYSKDEIKNIIANGRGAMPAGIIKGEDADKVAEWLAAKK; encoded by the coding sequence ATGAAATGGAAGTTGGCTGCGATGTTCCTTGGCGTTTCGCTCGCGCTCGCGGCATGCGGAGGCGGCGGGGATAACGCTGGGAACAACAACGGCAACAATGGTGGAGGGGATACCGCCGCGTCCGCCGAGCAAATTTTTAAACAAAACTGTGCGTCCTGTCATGGACAAGACCTGTCGGGCGGGGTCGGCCCGAACTTGCAAAAGGTTGGAAGCAAGTATTCCAAAGATGAAATTAAAAACATTATCGCCAACGGCCGCGGCGCGATGCCGGCAGGAATCATTAAAGGGGAAGACGCCGACAAAGTGGCCGAGTGGCTGGCCGCGAAAAAATAA
- the prfB gene encoding peptide chain release factor 2 (programmed frameshift), translating to MIDLVEIKQELEKMAKRLAEIRGSLDLDTKQARIRELEERMAAPNFWDDQKAAQAVISEANALKDLVEEFSSLEERFDNLEVTYELLKEEPDDELQAELVEEAKKLMKDFSEFELQLLLNEPYDQNNAILELHPGAGGTESQDWASMLLRMYTRWAEKKGFKVETLDYLPGEEAGIKSVTLLIKGRNAYGYLKAEKGVHRLVRISPFDASGRRHTSFVSCEVVPEMDENIEIEIRPDELKIDTYRSSGAGGQHVNTTDSAVRITHLPTGIVVTCQSERSQIQNREKAMNMLKAKLYQKKLEEQQAELAELRGEQKEIGWGNQIRSYVFHPYSLVKDHRTNVEVGNVQAVMDGEIDVFIDAYLRAKLK from the exons ATGATCGATTTGGTGGAAATTAAGCAAGAGCTCGAGAAAATGGCTAAGCGATTAGCGGAAATCAGGGGGTCTCTT GACCTCGACACGAAGCAGGCGCGTATTCGCGAATTAGAAGAACGGATGGCGGCGCCCAACTTTTGGGATGACCAGAAGGCGGCGCAGGCAGTCATTTCCGAAGCGAATGCGCTCAAAGACCTCGTCGAGGAATTTTCCTCGCTTGAAGAACGGTTTGACAACTTGGAAGTGACGTACGAACTGCTTAAGGAAGAGCCGGATGACGAACTGCAAGCCGAGCTTGTAGAGGAAGCGAAAAAGCTGATGAAAGACTTCAGCGAGTTCGAGCTGCAGCTGCTGCTCAACGAACCGTACGACCAAAACAATGCGATTTTGGAACTCCATCCCGGCGCAGGCGGCACCGAGTCGCAAGACTGGGCGTCGATGCTGTTGCGCATGTATACGCGCTGGGCGGAGAAAAAAGGGTTTAAAGTGGAAACGCTCGACTACCTGCCGGGCGAGGAAGCCGGGATCAAGAGCGTCACGCTGCTCATCAAAGGCCGGAATGCCTATGGGTATCTCAAAGCGGAAAAAGGGGTGCACCGGCTTGTCCGCATCTCGCCGTTTGACGCCTCGGGCCGCCGGCACACGTCGTTTGTGTCATGCGAAGTGGTGCCGGAGATGGACGAAAACATCGAAATCGAGATTCGTCCGGATGAGCTGAAGATTGACACGTACCGCTCCAGCGGCGCGGGCGGGCAGCACGTCAATACGACCGATTCGGCGGTGCGCATCACCCATTTGCCGACCGGGATTGTCGTCACGTGCCAATCGGAGCGGTCGCAAATCCAAAACCGCGAAAAAGCGATGAATATGTTGAAAGCGAAACTGTATCAAAAGAAACTCGAGGAACAGCAAGCTGAACTGGCCGAGCTGCGCGGTGAGCAAAAAGAAATCGGCTGGGGGAACCAGATCCGTTCGTACGTCTTCCATCCGTATTCGCTTGTCAAAGACCATCGGACGAACGTCGAGGTCGGCAATGTGCAAGCGGTGATGGATGGGGAGATTGATGTGTTTATTGACGCGTATTTACGTGCGAAGTTGAAGTAA
- the fliS gene encoding flagellar export chaperone FliS, whose translation MATNNPYQHYQTNAVQTASPGELTLMLYNGCLKFIKLARQAIEAGDVAARNENLIKAQKIILELMATLKMEYDVAKSMMTMYDYIYRRLVEANVKHDAAILDEVEGYVTEFRDTWKQVIQLNRQRQYAEGGQA comes from the coding sequence ATGGCAACGAACAATCCGTATCAACACTACCAAACGAACGCCGTGCAGACGGCGTCGCCTGGCGAGCTGACGCTCATGCTGTATAACGGCTGCTTGAAGTTTATCAAGCTCGCGCGCCAGGCGATAGAAGCGGGCGATGTGGCGGCGCGCAACGAGAACTTGATTAAAGCGCAAAAGATTATTTTGGAATTGATGGCGACGCTGAAAATGGAATATGACGTCGCCAAATCGATGATGACGATGTATGACTACATCTACCGCCGCCTGGTCGAGGCGAATGTGAAGCACGATGCGGCGATTTTGGATGAAGTGGAAGGGTATGTCACGGAGTTTCGCGATACGTGGAAGCAAGTGATTCAGCTCAATCGGCAGCGCCAATACGCGGAAGGCGGGCAGGCGTAA
- the ftsE gene encoding cell division ATP-binding protein FtsE yields the protein MIEMQDVYKTYPNGVVALNGINVRIKQGEFVYVVGPSGAGKSTFIKMMYREEKPTSGTIMVNGVNLAKLKDSKVPLLRRHIGVVFQDFKLLPKLNVYENVAFALEVIEESPKVIRKKVMEVLDLVGLKHKIRSYPNELSGGEQQRVSIARSIVNSPKIVIADEPTGNLDPETSWGIVELFEKINDRGTTIVMATHNKEIVNATRRRVIAIENGKIVRDEARGEYGYDASYV from the coding sequence ATGATTGAAATGCAAGATGTATACAAAACTTATCCAAACGGCGTTGTGGCGTTAAACGGCATCAACGTTCGCATCAAGCAAGGAGAATTCGTCTACGTCGTTGGGCCCAGCGGAGCTGGGAAGTCGACGTTTATTAAAATGATGTACCGCGAGGAAAAGCCGACGAGCGGGACCATTATGGTCAACGGCGTCAACCTTGCCAAGCTGAAAGACAGCAAAGTTCCTCTTTTGCGCCGCCATATCGGCGTTGTGTTCCAAGATTTCAAGTTGCTTCCGAAGCTCAACGTATACGAAAACGTGGCCTTTGCCTTGGAAGTCATTGAAGAATCGCCGAAAGTGATCCGCAAAAAAGTGATGGAAGTACTCGACCTAGTCGGCCTCAAACATAAAATCCGCTCTTATCCGAACGAATTGTCCGGTGGCGAACAACAGCGCGTCTCGATCGCCCGCTCAATCGTCAACTCCCCGAAAATCGTGATTGCCGACGAACCGACAGGAAACTTGGACCCGGAAACCTCATGGGGCATTGTGGAGCTGTTTGAAAAAATCAATGACCGGGGAACGACGATTGTGATGGCGACTCACAACAAAGAGATCGTCAACGCGACCCGGCGGCGTGTCATCGCCATCGAAAACGGGAAAATCGTCCGCGACGAGGCGAGGGGGGAATACGGCTATGACGCTTCATACGTTTAA